From the genome of Herpetosiphonaceae bacterium:
GATGCGCAGCTACCGGCTGCTGCCGCCTGAGGCCGAGACGTGGCTGAACCGCGTCGGGCTGCCCCGCGTGCCGCAGCAGATCTGCCCGCTGCCGGAGGAGCAGAGCGCCGCCGCTGCGAGCCAGCCCGACAGCGCCGACGCACAGATTGCGCTGGCAATGCAGGCGCAGCCGGTGTTGACCGCGCCGGTAACAGGAGCGGTCTTTTCGCTCAGCCCCGGCATTCCCCGCGAGCGCCAGCAGATCGAGATGCAGGCGCGCGCCGGAGGCGATGTTGCCCGGCTCACGATCTACGTGGACGACGCGCCGCTCGCCACGTTTAGCGGCCCGCCCTACCGCGCGTTCTGGGCGCTTGCGCCGGGGCTGCACCGCGCAACCGTCGTCGTCGAAGATCACCAGGGGCGACAGAGGTCCAGTGAAACCGTCCAGTTCGTCGTGCGTCAACCATAGCTTCATTTGCACTCGCCATACTTGGAGGGATCGATGAAATCTTTAAAGCCAAACCTGACGCGACGCAACGTGCTGCTCGCCATCGCAGCGCTCGTGATCGTCGTGCTGGGCGTATTCCTCGGCCCGCTGGCGCTGTCCGGGCCGCGCATTGTGCGCGTCACTCCATCCGATGGCGCGTCCGATGTCAATCCACAGAGCAGCATCCGAGTCGAGTTCGATCAGTGGATCTTGCCCGGCTCTGTCAGCGCGGCACTCGAACCAGCCGTACCGCTGGCGATGGAGTGGCAGCGCAACGCCGTGATCATTCAGCCACAGGGCGATCTAAGCTACGACACGCGCTACCGCCTGACCGTCAGCGCTGCCAGGAATATCCTCGGTCGGTCGATCGAGCGCGCCACGCCGATTGCGTTTGCTACGCTGCCCTATGTTACAGTGGCACGCTACGGCCCGGAGCAGGACGCGACCGATGTGGCCCAGCGCGCGCCGATCACTGTCGAGTTCGCAGCGCCGATCGTGGATGCCGCGACGATCGCCGCAGCCGCGCAAGACCCGACGCTTGCCGATACGCTGCCGCAGCCGCTCACGCTGACGCCGCAGCAGCCGGGCCTGGGCCGCTGGCTCTCGCCCACGCTCTACGGCTTTTATCCTGAGAACGGCCTGCACGCCGCCACCACCTACACCGCGACCGTCCGCGCCGAGATCACGCCCGATGGAAGCGCGCGGATGGAGCAGCCGGTAAGCTGGCAGTTCACCACCGAAGCGCCGCTGCTGGCCGGAGCGCGGCCCTACGACGGCGCGACCGACGTGCCGACGACCAGCGCGATCGAGGTGCGGCTTGCTCCCGACGTAGACAGCGCCTCCGCGCGCGACCACTTTACGCTCTACAAAGCCGAGAGCAACGAGTCCGTCGCGGGCACGATCGAGACGAGCGCGGGCAGCCTGCGCTTCAAGCCCGCTGCGCCGCTCGATCGCAGCGCGCGCTACGAGGCGAAGCTCACCCCCGGCATCCGCACAACCACCGGCGCGGCGCTCAACAGCGAGCCGCTGACGTGGAGCTTCACCGTGATGGGCGATCTGGAGGTCGATCAGGTCGAGCCAAAGCCCGACACCAGCGAGGTGCTGACGACGACCAAGCGGATCAGTGTCCGCTTCAACCATCCGGTCGTAGCCGTGACCAGCCTGGACGCGCAGGCCAATCTGCCGCAGCCGCTAGAGATCGCCCCGGCGCTTGAGGGCGAGGGCCGCTGGCTCGACACCAGCACCTACGTCTTCTCGCCGAAGGTCGCGCTCACGCCCTCGACGCGCTACAGCGTGCGTGTCGCTGCCGGGCTACAAGACCAGACCGGCGGCAGGCTGGGCCAGGAGCACGCCTGGAGCTTCGCCACGATCAAGCCCGCCGTCGCCAGGAGCGAGCCGCCGGACACCGCCGATCAGGCCAGCCCGCGCGATCCGCTCCAGATCCACTTCAACCAGCCGATGGATCTCGCCAGCCTGCAAGCCGCGATCAGGCTGCGGTCGAGCGCGGGCGCGAGCATTCCCGGCTCCGTCGCCGCCAAGGGCAGCATCGCCACGTTCACGCCAGCGGAGCCGTTGCAGCGCGGCGCAAGCTACATCCTCACCGTCGAAACGTCGGCCCGCTCCAGGGATGGCGACGGCGCGCTGGCAAAAGCCTACCAGGCGCGCTTTCGTGTCGCGCCGCTGCCTGCGCTGATTAGCTCCCGCCCGTCGGATGGCGAAACTAACGCCGATGTCGGATCGGGCATTGCGCTGAACTTCAGCACCCCGCTCGATTGGCAGACGGTCGAGCGCAACCTGACGATCGATCCCAAGCCCAGCCGCGTCTACACCGCGACCGACCAGGCCAACTTCTATATCAGCTTCACGATGAAGCCGGAAACCGACTACCGCATCACGGTCGGGGCGGCGGCGCGCGATCCCTACGGCGTTTCGCTCGGCAGCGACGCGACCGTTGCTTTCCGCACCAGCCCGCTCCGCCCATCGCTGATGATGGTCGGCCAGGATCAGATCGGCGTCTATAACGCCAACGTCGCGGCGCGCGTTCCGCTACGTTACGTCAATGTGCCAAACGTCAGCTACCGGCTGTCGCGGGTCGATGTCAACCAGATACCGGATCTGCTGACCAACTACGATCTATGGAACCAATTCAAGCCCGATCAGGCCACGCTGGTCAAGGAGGGCCAGCAAAAGCTGCCCGGCGCGCGCAACGAGGAGCGCGTGGACGTGCTCGATCTTGGGCGGCTCGATCCCGGCACCTACTTTGTGCAGGTCAACGCCGGCGGCCTCGCCGATCGGCGGCTGATGGTCGTCAGCCCGTACGCGCTGACGCTCAAGCGCAGCAGCGACAAGCTCTTTGTCTGGGCGGTCGATCTCGCCAGCGGCGAGCCAGTGAGCGATCTACCGCTGCTGGCAAAGTCGGTGTCATACTCGACGAAGCCTGATCAGAGCCAGCCGCCCGCGCTGCAAGAGCTGGGCAGCACCGACGCCGAAGGCATCCTGCACACGAATTTCACCAGCGCCAGCACCTACGATCCGATCTATGTCTGGTCGGCGTCGGGTGATCGATTCGCCTTCGCTACGACCGGCTGGGGCACCGGGATCGGCCCGTGGGACTTTGGCCTGCCCGCCGACTACGGAAACCGGCTGAGCGTCGGCAGCATCTCCACCGATCGCCCGCTCTACCAGCCGGAGCACACGGTCTATATCCGTGGCGCGCTGCGCATGGATCACGATGGGCGCTACGCGCTGCCCGGCTCGGGCCAGCAGGCACTCCTGACGATCGCCGATCCGCAGGGCACGACGATCATGACCTCCACGCTGCCGCTGAGCGAGTTCGGAACGTTCAACACCAGCCTGACGCTCGCGCGCAGCGCCAAACTCGGCGGCTACAGCATGATCGTGCGGCTGGACACCGAGCCGGGCAGGAATCCTGAGCAGCCGCCCGCCGTGCAGGGCAGCTTCACCGTCTCCGAGTATCGCAAGCCCGCATTTGAGGTGACGGTCACGCCCGCTCAAACCGAGCTGATCCAGGGCGAGAAGCTGGAAGTCGACGTTACGGCGCGCTACTTCGCCAGCGGCGCGGTCGCCAACGCGCCGGTCCGCTGGCGGCTCCAGGCGACGCCGCTCTTCTTCACCAGCCAGACCGCGCCCAACTACCTCTTCGAGAACTTCGACGATGCGTACGAGTCGTACCGCTGGTTCGACGGCGAGCGCCCCTTCAACGGCGAGCTGGTCAGCGAGGGCAAGGGCACGACCGACGCGCAGGGACGGCTCAAGCTGAGCCTTCCGGCGGAGCTGGGCAAGAACAACCACAGCCGCAGGCTCACGCTCAGCGTCGAAATCACCGATGTCGACGGCCAGGTGATCGCCGGGCAGGGCCAGGCCAGCGTTCACGCCGGAGCGTTCTACATCGGCCTGCGGCCCGAAGGCTACGTCGCGCAGGTCGGCCAGCCGCAGCAGATCTCGCTGATCACGGTCGATCCGCAGGACAGGCCGGTGCCGCAGCGCGCGCTTGAGATCGGCATCTACCAGCGCGAGTGGTACAGCGCCCGCGAGCAAGGCTCCGACGGGCGGCTCTACTGGACCTCCAAGTTCACCGATACGCTGGTCGAGACGCAAAAGGCGACGACCGACGCGCAGGGCCGTGGCAGCATTAGCTTCACGCCCAAAGAAGGCGGCTCCTACCGCATCGGCGCGCAGGCCCGTGACGACGCCGGGCACACCATCAAGTCGAGCGCCTTCACCTGGGCCAGCGGCGGCGATACCTTCTGGGGCGTCAACGACACCAACCGCATCGATCTGATCGCCGACAAAGCCGGCTATAAGCCGGGCGAGACGGCCAAAGTGCTGGTGCCAGCGCCCTACAAAGGCATGACCGCGCTGATGACGATCGAGCGCGGCGAGGTGATCGAGCACCGGCTGCTGACGATCCAGGGCACGACCGAGCTGCTTGAGGTGCCGATCAGCGCCGACTACGCGCCGAACGTCTATGTCTCGCTGGTGCTGATCAAACCGGCGGATAAGGACGTGCCGACGCCCGATCTGCGCGTGGGCCTGGTCAATCTGCCAGTCTCGACCGAGCAGCAGGAGCTAACGATCGCGATCACGCCCGACAAAGAAACCGCCGGGCCGCGCGACGAGGTGGCCTACACGATCAAAGCGACCGATCACACCGGCAAAGGCGTCAAGGCCGAGGTCGGGCTGGCATTGGTCGATAAATCGGTGCTGACGCTGGCCGACGATCCCAACCCGACGCTGCGCCAGGCGTTCTACGAGAAGCGGCCCCTGGGCGTGATCACCGCCCAATCGCTGACCGTGCTGATGGATCGGGTCACGCTGCGGCTTCAGGCGGGCGCGAAGGGCGGCGGCGGCAGCGCAGGCGGCGACGCGCTGGTTCGCCGCGAGTTTCCCGACACCGCCTACTGGAACCCGTCGGTCGTCACGGGCGACGACGGCACGGCCAGGATCTCGCTGAAGCTGCCCGACACGCTGACCACCTGGCGCATGTCCGCGCGCGGCCTGACTGCCGATACTCGTGTGGGAGAGACGACCGCCGACATCATCGCCACGCGACCGCTGCTGATCCGACCGTCGCTGCCGCGCTTCCTGACTGTCGGCGATCAGCCGACGTTGCAGGCGGTGATCCACAACACCACGTCGGCGGCGATCGAGGCTACGGTGATGCTCGATCCGGGCGAGATCGCGCTGACCTCGGCCAAGCAGCAGACCGTCAACGTGCCCGCGAATGGGCAGACGGTGGTGCGCTGGGCGGCTGAGGTGCCGGAGGCGGGCACGACCACGCTGCGCTTCACGGTCAAGGGCGGCGATCTGGAGGACGCGATCGAGCAGCCGCTCACGATTCAGCGCTACATGACGCCGGAGGTCGTCGCCAGCGCGGGCCAGGTGCAGAACACCACCGTCGAGACGCTGCAAGCGCCCGCCGACAAGCAGGGCGAGGTCCGGCTTGAGCTGGTGCCGTCGCTTGCCGCCGGGATCGAAAGCGGGCTGGAATACCTTGAGCAGTATCCCTACGGCTGCACCGAGCAGACCGTCAGCCGCTTCCTGCCGAACGCCGTAACGTACCGCATCTACAAGCAGCTCGGCATCGAAAACCAGGCGCTCAAAACGTCGCTTGAGCAAAACCTGACGGTCGCCGCGCAGCGCCTCGTCAGCCTCCAGAATCTTGACGGTGGCTGGGGCTGGTGGAGCACCGACCAGAGCCATCCGTATCTGACGGCGTATGTCGTGCAGGGCTTGATCGAGGCGCAGAAGGCCGGATTCGGCGTTGACCAGCAGGTCGTCGACAGAGGCATCGCCTATCTGCAAGCGGCGCTCGACGGCGATGCGCTCGATCCGGCCAAAGGGCCATCGGTTGACGATGCTCGCAGCTACGTGCTCTTCGTGCTGGCAGAGGCGGGCAAGGCCGATCGCGGTCGGACGATCGCGCTCTACGACAAGCACGCCGATCTGGCGATCTACGGTCGGGCCTACCTGCTGATGACGCTCCAAACGCTCGGCAACGAGGACGAGCGCATCCAGACGTTGATCGGCGAGCTGATGAGCAGCGCGATCCTTGGGCCGACACACGGCCACTGGGAGGAGCGCGAGCAGCACTACTGGACCATGAACAGCGATACGCGCACGACGGCGCTGGTGCTTCAGGCGCTCGTCCGCACCGACGCCGGCAACTTCCTGGTGCCGAACGCCGCGCGCTACCTGATGAGCGTGCGCGAGGATGGGCACTGGCGCTCGACGCAGGAGTCGGCGGTGGCGCTGATGGCGCTGGCCGAGTACACCGTGCAGAGCGGCGAGCTTGAGGCCAGCTACAGCTACCAGGCGGCGCTCGACGGCAAGACGCTCAGCGAGGGCACCGTCAATCGCGACAACCTCAGCGATCCGATCGATGTGGTGATCGCGCTGGCTGATCTCAAATCGGGCGGCCAGAGCCAGCTCACGATCAAGCGGCAGGCGGGCAGCGGCCAGAGCGGCAAGGGACGGCTCTACTACACCCTGCGGATGCGCTACTACGAGGATGCCGCGTCGGTCGAGCCGCTCGATCAGGGCCTCGCGGTTCAGCGCGAGTACATCGCCGTCAACAGCGACACGCTGACGCCCACCGGCGAGCTGATCAAGCAGGCCAGGCTCAGCGATGTCGTGCAGGTGCGGCTCACGCTCACGGTGCCGGAGAATGTGCGCTACCTTGCGGTCGAGGATATGCTTCCGGCTGGTCTGGAGCCGCTGGATAGCAGCCTCAAGACCGTGACCGATGTCGCGCAAGATCCCACGCTGACCAACGCCGATGCCGAGGCCGAGTACCCGTACTGGTGGTACTTCGGGCAGACCGAGATCCATCACAATCGCGTGGCGCTCTTCGCCACCGACCTGCCGAAGGGCACCTATCACTATACCTATCTGGCACGCGCCACAACTACCGGAACGTTCCAGACGCTCCCGGCGACGGCCTACCAGATGTACGCGCCGGAGGTCTTCGGACGCAGCGCGGGAGCGACGTTCACCGTGACAGCGCCGTAAGGCCGCCGTCAGGCCGGGGGTGTGGGGGCGTCCCCCACACTCTCCCTCTTTCCCCTGGCCCGACGGAGAACAGCGGGCCGTCAGGCCGGGGGTGTGGGCCGGAACAGCCGATACACACGCGAGGACGGGCTTAAGCCCGTCCTCGCTGTTTGCTTTAAATTGCTGCATCCAGATCGAGCACCGGCGACGAATATAGGGCAGACAGCTAGAAGTTGCACATGCTGAGTCTCGCGAGGCAGCATCGCAGCATACCGAGCTGGCACATCTTGCACCGAGGATACGCAAGCGGATTGGAGAGCATAATCGTTTGGTCTTCCAGCCGCCAGATCTGTGCGATGGAAACAACGACACCCAATAATGGATGAAGGAGCGAGTTCATGTATAAGCAACTTTCCCTGCTGATCGTAGCCACGCTGCTCTGGCTTGGAGCAAGCGCTGCCATTCCGGCCCAGGCTTCCACTACGGCGATCAACGCATCCGATCTCCGCGCGCTGCTCAGCTCGCAGCTCGGCGAGCATGTGATACTGGCTGCCAGCGCTACGAATGCGGCGCTCGGCGGACGTGATGCGGAGTTCAAGGCGGCAGCCGACGCGCTCGACGCCAACTCCGTCGATCTCGCCAAGGCGATCGGCTCGGTCTATGGCGCGGAGGCCGAGCAAGCCTTCCTGCCGCTCTGGCGCACGCATATCGGCTTCTTCGTCGATTACACTCAGGGCGTCGCCGCCAAGGACCAGGCCAAGCAAGACAAGGCGGTTGCCGATCTGACCCAGTACACCCAGGACTTCGGCGCGTTCCTCAATTCCGCCAATCCCAACCTGCCCAAAGATGCCGTCGCCGATCTGGTCAAGACCCATGTGCTGACCCTCAAGGATGTCGTCGATGCGCAGGCCGCTGGCGATCAGGCCAAAGCCTACACCGCGCTCCGCACGTCCTACGCGCACATGGATATGATCGCCGGGCCGCTGGCGGGCGCGATCGGTAAGCAGTTCCCCAACAAGTTCGCTGGCAGCGCCGACTCAGCCGCCGCGAACCTGCGCACAACGCTCAACCTGGGCCTGCAAGAGCATGTGGTGCTGGCGTCGAGCGCGACCAACGCCGCGCTGCACGGGCGTGACGCGGAGTTCAAGGCGGCAGCCGACGCGCTCGACGCCAACTCCGTCGACCTCTCCAAGGCGATCGGCTCGGTCTATGGCGCGGAGGCCGAACAAGCCTTCCTGCCGCTCTGGCGCACGCATATCGGCTTCTTCGTCGATTACACTCAGGGCGTCGCCGCCAAGGACCAGGCCAAGCAGGACCAGGCGGTTGCCGATCTGACCCAGTACACCCAGGACTTCGGCGCGTTCCTCAGCTCGGCCAATCCCAACCTGCCCAAAGATGCCGTCGCCGATCTCGTCAAGACCCACGTCCTGACGCTCAAGGATGTCGTCGATGCCCAGGCGACCGACGACTACGCCAAGGCCTATACCGCGCAGCGCAACGCATACGCCCATATGTCGATGATCGCCGATCCGCTAGCCAGCGCCATCGTCCAGCAGTTCCCCGACAAATTCGGCGCGACGGCGGCAGGCGCGGCAGCCAACGACTCATCGCATACGCCAGCGATGATGCCGAATACCGGCGCTGAAACGCCGATGCTGTACGCACTGATCGTCGTGGCCGTGGCGCTGATGCTTGGCGGGCTGGCTCTGGCCCGACGCTACCGCCGTACGGTCTAAGCCGGAGCTGCTGGAAACGTGCTGCGCGGGGCAAAGCGGCACGCCACGGAGCGGGAGTTGAAGCTCCCGCTCCTCATTGTAGAGACAGGCGAAGACGAGAGGTAGGCAGATGCGATCGATCATCTGCACAGCGGATCAGCTATGAATAACCCACTGATGAGATCAGGGATCGGCACGCTGGCGCTGCTGCTTGGGCTGCTGCTGGCGGCCTGCGGCTCCACAACCACGCCGCCATCGGCGAGCGGAGTTGCGGCGGCAAGCGCGACGGCGACCCCACAGCCAACACCGGCTGCGACGGCCACGCCAGCGCCCACGGCAGCGCCGACCGCGACGGTCGTCCCAGCCGAGGCGGCTCAGCCGGGCGCGACGGCTGCGGCGCAGGCTGAGACAGCGGCCACGATCAAGCTCTTCATGTTCAAGCCCGCTGTCCTGGACGTCCGGACGGGCACGACGGTGATTTGGACGAATGAGGATGCGATCGAGCATAGCATCACGGCGGGCATGCCGGGCCAGCCCGGCGACGCCTTCGACTCAGGCTTCTTCGAGCAGGGCGGCACGTTTGCCTTTACCTTTACCGAGCCGGGCGAGTACGCCTACTTTTGCAAGCGTCACGAGTCGATGCTCGGCAAGGTCAACGTTACCGCGCCATGACGGCCAATTGTTGCGCGCAGCGCACAGGACGTTCTCTGTGGGTGTATCATGTATCAGCGCCAGAAGGATGTCGTCTCGGATCGGACGCTGGATCGAGATCGCCGCGATGCATCATCAGCGAAACGTCGTATAGAGTGGGGAGAGACTTCCAACGTGGAGGCAACCGACGAGGAATTGATCGAGCGGCTGGCGAGCGGCGACCTGGCCGCGCTGGATGCGCTCTACACGCGCTACGCACGGCCCGTCTTTTCGCTGGCGCTGCGCATCCTGACCGATAGCGCCGATGCCGAGGAAGTGACCCAGGATGTGTTCGAGCGAGTCTGGCGTCACGCGCCCACGTTCGATGCGCAGCGCGGACGATTCGGGAGCTGGCTGCTGAGCATGACGCATCATGTGGCGATCGATCGCGTTCGTAAGCGTCAGCGCCGCCCGCAGCAGGCCGACGCGCAGGCCAGCGAGTGGTCGCTGCCGAACGAGCCGAGCAGCCACGACGTGCCCGAGTCGGTGCTGCGTAACCTCCAGGCGGAGCAAGTACGCCGCGCGCTGCGCTCGCTGCCGCCGTCGCAGCAGCAGGCGATCGAGCTGGCCTATTTCGGAGGATTAAGTCATCTGGAGATTGCGGCAGCGCTGGGAGATCCGCTAGGCACCGTGAAAGCCCGCATCCGACGCGGTATGGATCGGCTCCGATCAGCCTTAGAGCGCTTTGTGACAGAGGGTGAAGTATGACCGACCAGCATGTTGACGAGCTGATCGATTTGTATGCGCTTGGTGCGCTTGAGCCCGGCGAGCAGGTTGCGGTTGACGAGCATTTGGATGAGTGCCCACGCTGCCGCGCGCTGTTAGAGGAGGCCAAGCAGCTTGTGCAGCTTTTTGCGTGGACTCCCGATCAGCACGATCCGCCGCCCGCGCTCCGTGGCAAAGTGATGCAGCGCGTTGCCCATCTGCAACATCTTCAGGGCAAGACCCGCCGCTCGTGGTGGGAGCGCTTTTCGCTCCCGCCGTGGCTGCGCTCGCCGCGCCTCGGGCTGCAACTTTCAGGCGCGCTGCTGCTCCTGGTGGCGCTGCTCGGCTGGCGCACCGTGCGGCTCCAGGATGAGATCGCCAGCCTGCGCGGGCAACTGGCGGAGCAACAATCGCTGGTGGCGGTGCTGTACGCGCCCGGCACGCGCATCGTTCCGCTCGCGGCGACCGATCCCGAAGCGCCGCAGGGCTACCTGCTGTTCGATCCCAGCCGCGCGCGTGCCGTGCTCAAGACGACGGCGCTGGCGGCGCTGCCACAGGATAAGACCTACCAGCTCTGGCTGATCGCCGACAATCAGCCCGAAAGCGTGGGCCTGCTCAGCGTCGATCCGAATGGACAGGGCGCTGCTGAGATCCTGGCGCAGCGTCCGATCGGGCAGTATCAGGCGTTCGGTATCAGCGTCGAGCCCGCCGGGGGCAGCGCGCAGCCGACGACCACCCCGATCATTCTGGAAACCCTCTAGCGTCGACCCATACTGCGAACAACGAGTCAGATCCGCGATCGGGCGCTCGATGGTGCGACATGCCGCGCCATAGCTACGGCATGTCGCACCTACCAGCGGCAGCGGGAACGGGCCGTAAGACCGCTATTCCCGCTCGCAACCGACTACCTGGCAGTTACAGATCTGGTCGCCGTGCCGCCCAGGCTACTGCGCACAGTGATATTCTGGGGGTTGACGGGCCAGCTCCACTGTCCGCTATATCTGCCGTTGCCGCCACTGCTCAGCGTGCCGATATACTCGCCGGTCGCCGTCACATACGCCTTGAGCGTCGCCGCGCTCCGTGTGCTGCTGGCCTCGACCCTGAGCTGCTTCTTCGAGACGGTGTACTCAGCGCGGCTGATCGAAACCGTGTCCGGCGTCGGAGTCGCCGTGGCCGTGGGCAGCGGGGTCGGCGTGAGCGTTGGCGCAGGTGTTGGCGTGGGCGTCGCCGGTGGGGGCGTGGTGCCGCTGCTGTTGGTAGCCGACGAGTTCTGGAA
Proteins encoded in this window:
- a CDS encoding LPXTG cell wall anchor domain-containing protein — encoded protein: MYKQLSLLIVATLLWLGASAAIPAQASTTAINASDLRALLSSQLGEHVILAASATNAALGGRDAEFKAAADALDANSVDLAKAIGSVYGAEAEQAFLPLWRTHIGFFVDYTQGVAAKDQAKQDKAVADLTQYTQDFGAFLNSANPNLPKDAVADLVKTHVLTLKDVVDAQAAGDQAKAYTALRTSYAHMDMIAGPLAGAIGKQFPNKFAGSADSAAANLRTTLNLGLQEHVVLASSATNAALHGRDAEFKAAADALDANSVDLSKAIGSVYGAEAEQAFLPLWRTHIGFFVDYTQGVAAKDQAKQDQAVADLTQYTQDFGAFLSSANPNLPKDAVADLVKTHVLTLKDVVDAQATDDYAKAYTAQRNAYAHMSMIADPLASAIVQQFPDKFGATAAGAAANDSSHTPAMMPNTGAETPMLYALIVVAVALMLGGLALARRYRRTV
- a CDS encoding anti-sigma factor, producing MTDQHVDELIDLYALGALEPGEQVAVDEHLDECPRCRALLEEAKQLVQLFAWTPDQHDPPPALRGKVMQRVAHLQHLQGKTRRSWWERFSLPPWLRSPRLGLQLSGALLLLVALLGWRTVRLQDEIASLRGQLAEQQSLVAVLYAPGTRIVPLAATDPEAPQGYLLFDPSRARAVLKTTALAALPQDKTYQLWLIADNQPESVGLLSVDPNGQGAAEILAQRPIGQYQAFGISVEPAGGSAQPTTTPIILETL
- a CDS encoding plastocyanin/azurin family copper-binding protein, encoding MNNPLMRSGIGTLALLLGLLLAACGSTTTPPSASGVAAASATATPQPTPAATATPAPTAAPTATVVPAEAAQPGATAAAQAETAATIKLFMFKPAVLDVRTGTTVIWTNEDAIEHSITAGMPGQPGDAFDSGFFEQGGTFAFTFTEPGEYAYFCKRHESMLGKVNVTAP
- a CDS encoding Ig-like domain-containing protein, with the translated sequence MKSLKPNLTRRNVLLAIAALVIVVLGVFLGPLALSGPRIVRVTPSDGASDVNPQSSIRVEFDQWILPGSVSAALEPAVPLAMEWQRNAVIIQPQGDLSYDTRYRLTVSAARNILGRSIERATPIAFATLPYVTVARYGPEQDATDVAQRAPITVEFAAPIVDAATIAAAAQDPTLADTLPQPLTLTPQQPGLGRWLSPTLYGFYPENGLHAATTYTATVRAEITPDGSARMEQPVSWQFTTEAPLLAGARPYDGATDVPTTSAIEVRLAPDVDSASARDHFTLYKAESNESVAGTIETSAGSLRFKPAAPLDRSARYEAKLTPGIRTTTGAALNSEPLTWSFTVMGDLEVDQVEPKPDTSEVLTTTKRISVRFNHPVVAVTSLDAQANLPQPLEIAPALEGEGRWLDTSTYVFSPKVALTPSTRYSVRVAAGLQDQTGGRLGQEHAWSFATIKPAVARSEPPDTADQASPRDPLQIHFNQPMDLASLQAAIRLRSSAGASIPGSVAAKGSIATFTPAEPLQRGASYILTVETSARSRDGDGALAKAYQARFRVAPLPALISSRPSDGETNADVGSGIALNFSTPLDWQTVERNLTIDPKPSRVYTATDQANFYISFTMKPETDYRITVGAAARDPYGVSLGSDATVAFRTSPLRPSLMMVGQDQIGVYNANVAARVPLRYVNVPNVSYRLSRVDVNQIPDLLTNYDLWNQFKPDQATLVKEGQQKLPGARNEERVDVLDLGRLDPGTYFVQVNAGGLADRRLMVVSPYALTLKRSSDKLFVWAVDLASGEPVSDLPLLAKSVSYSTKPDQSQPPALQELGSTDAEGILHTNFTSASTYDPIYVWSASGDRFAFATTGWGTGIGPWDFGLPADYGNRLSVGSISTDRPLYQPEHTVYIRGALRMDHDGRYALPGSGQQALLTIADPQGTTIMTSTLPLSEFGTFNTSLTLARSAKLGGYSMIVRLDTEPGRNPEQPPAVQGSFTVSEYRKPAFEVTVTPAQTELIQGEKLEVDVTARYFASGAVANAPVRWRLQATPLFFTSQTAPNYLFENFDDAYESYRWFDGERPFNGELVSEGKGTTDAQGRLKLSLPAELGKNNHSRRLTLSVEITDVDGQVIAGQGQASVHAGAFYIGLRPEGYVAQVGQPQQISLITVDPQDRPVPQRALEIGIYQREWYSAREQGSDGRLYWTSKFTDTLVETQKATTDAQGRGSISFTPKEGGSYRIGAQARDDAGHTIKSSAFTWASGGDTFWGVNDTNRIDLIADKAGYKPGETAKVLVPAPYKGMTALMTIERGEVIEHRLLTIQGTTELLEVPISADYAPNVYVSLVLIKPADKDVPTPDLRVGLVNLPVSTEQQELTIAITPDKETAGPRDEVAYTIKATDHTGKGVKAEVGLALVDKSVLTLADDPNPTLRQAFYEKRPLGVITAQSLTVLMDRVTLRLQAGAKGGGGSAGGDALVRREFPDTAYWNPSVVTGDDGTARISLKLPDTLTTWRMSARGLTADTRVGETTADIIATRPLLIRPSLPRFLTVGDQPTLQAVIHNTTSAAIEATVMLDPGEIALTSAKQQTVNVPANGQTVVRWAAEVPEAGTTTLRFTVKGGDLEDAIEQPLTIQRYMTPEVVASAGQVQNTTVETLQAPADKQGEVRLELVPSLAAGIESGLEYLEQYPYGCTEQTVSRFLPNAVTYRIYKQLGIENQALKTSLEQNLTVAAQRLVSLQNLDGGWGWWSTDQSHPYLTAYVVQGLIEAQKAGFGVDQQVVDRGIAYLQAALDGDALDPAKGPSVDDARSYVLFVLAEAGKADRGRTIALYDKHADLAIYGRAYLLMTLQTLGNEDERIQTLIGELMSSAILGPTHGHWEEREQHYWTMNSDTRTTALVLQALVRTDAGNFLVPNAARYLMSVREDGHWRSTQESAVALMALAEYTVQSGELEASYSYQAALDGKTLSEGTVNRDNLSDPIDVVIALADLKSGGQSQLTIKRQAGSGQSGKGRLYYTLRMRYYEDAASVEPLDQGLAVQREYIAVNSDTLTPTGELIKQARLSDVVQVRLTLTVPENVRYLAVEDMLPAGLEPLDSSLKTVTDVAQDPTLTNADAEAEYPYWWYFGQTEIHHNRVALFATDLPKGTYHYTYLARATTTGTFQTLPATAYQMYAPEVFGRSAGATFTVTAP
- a CDS encoding sigma-70 family RNA polymerase sigma factor, with protein sequence MEATDEELIERLASGDLAALDALYTRYARPVFSLALRILTDSADAEEVTQDVFERVWRHAPTFDAQRGRFGSWLLSMTHHVAIDRVRKRQRRPQQADAQASEWSLPNEPSSHDVPESVLRNLQAEQVRRALRSLPPSQQQAIELAYFGGLSHLEIAAALGDPLGTVKARIRRGMDRLRSALERFVTEGEV